From a single Lytechinus variegatus isolate NC3 chromosome 9, Lvar_3.0, whole genome shotgun sequence genomic region:
- the LOC121421778 gene encoding uncharacterized protein LOC121421778 has product MEKEVIKCIRDIKLQTQNEGRCTCADENELKTTMDKQRDEIISLKECIKQLKSEINIRVNEYELLLKEQRLVVKSKEQELNMHKRYNENEEKKSNKLQSELDQTVEQLKMAKKEIDKVNEEKINIKRQWQASESDGEWREQKRYTHTRGTAPYRDADRPRNGQPRHAREISPQRNARKEGNERTTEGMNAIHEERNDHECDMSRDKHNMYDGSRGQMNDKTEKKMRKVVIVGNSQISGIDPGKFSQNVKLHKVIKYTMDDVESWLKSSEAKQTLSDAETVIIHELTNDVKRSSALDCACKMNNLIGLIKVSFKSIKIVISLGTPRDDNQLYQQRVDMANSMLMADALYDRRVKTVHHRNLLYRGTINTNLYSDDRYHLSKNGTRVLAGNLRWAIERSSSRNKR; this is encoded by the exons atggaaaaggaaGTAATCAAATGTATTAGAGATATCAAACTCCAAACACAAAATGAAGGTAGATGTACCTGTGCTGATGAAAATGAACTAAAAACGACGATGGACAAACAGCGGGATGAAATAATCTCTCTGAAAGAATGTATTAAGCAACTAAAATCAGAGATTAATATTCGTGTGAACGAATATGAGCTATTGCTCAAAGAACAAAGACTAGTCGTCAAAAGCAAAGAACAAGAACTGAATATGCATAAAAGATACaatgaaaatgaggaaaagaaatcaaacaagctcCAAAGTGAGTTGGATCAAACAGTTGAGCAACTCAAGATGGCGAAGAAAGAAATCGACAAAGTAAATGAAGAAAAGATCAATATCAAACGACAATGGCAAGCCAGTGAAAGTGATGGTGAATGGAGGGAACAAAAAAGATACACTCATACtagaggaa CTGCCCCATATCGTGACGCTGACCGACCGAGGAATGGTCAACCTCGACATGCTCGAGAGATATCACCACAGAGGAATGCACGAAAAGAAGGAAATGAGCGAACGACTGAGGGGATGAACGCAATACATGAGGAAAGAAACGATCACGAGTGTGATATGAGTAGAGATAAACATAACATGTATGATGGAAGCAGAGGCCAAATGAATGACAAAAccgaaaagaaaatgagaaaagttGTTATAGTTGGAAATTCACAGATAAGTGGGATTGATCCTGGTAAGTTTTCCCAAAATGTTAAGTTACATAAAGTAATTAAATACACAATGGATGATGTTGAGTCTTGGTTGAAATCTAGTGAGGCAAAGCAAACTCTAAGCGATGCAGAAACCGTGATAATCCACGAATTAACGAATGACGTTAAACGGTCTAGTGCACTAGATTGTGCTTGTAAAATGAACAATCTCATTGGTCTGATCAAAGTGTCCTTCAAATCAATTAAGATAGTTATATCTCTCGGCACGCCCCGAGATGATAACCAATTGTATCAGCAGCGTGTGGACATGGCCAATAGTATGCTGATGGCTGATGCATTATATGACAGAAGAGTTAAAACTGTTCATCACAGAAACCTGCTCTACCGTGGAACAATTAACACTAATCTGTATAGTGATGATCGTTATCACCTTAGCAAGAATGGAACTAGAGTTTTAGCAGGAAATCTCCGGTGGGCAATTGAAAGGAGCTCTTCACGAAATAAACGATAG